In Deinococcus irradiatisoli, the genomic stretch CGTTGTTCTTGTGGGGCTGCGCCTACATGATCGGTCGGGTGGCGGTGTTCCCCGGCGAGAGCTGAGCCCGCCTCCAGACTCACCATCGGCGGCAGTGTGGCACGGTAGGGCCATGCAAAAAACCGTCGACCCCAGCGGGCACGACTTCAAGCGCCTCGCCGCCGAGGTGCCGCAGGACGTGCCCATCGTGATGCTCAACCTGCTGAAGTTCCGCGCCGTTGCCGCCTACCCGCCGGAACCAGGCAGAGCGGAGGTGTCGGGGCGCGCCGCCTACGCCACCTACAGCCGCGAGGTGGCGCCGATCTTGCAGCGTAGAGGCGGGCGGCCGATCTGGCATGCCGAGGTCAGGAGCGCCTTCATCGCGCCGGAAGGCGAGGACTGGGACGAAGTGCTGCTCGTGTCGTACCCGTCGGTTCAGGCGTTCCTGGCGATGGTCACCTCGGCCGAGTACCAAGCCGTCACCATTCACCGCCGCGCCGCTTTGGAAAATGCCCGCTTGATCGCCACCCTGCCGGACCAGCCCAAGGGTTAGGCTTCCAGGCCGCCGCCGTCGACCGCTTCGCCGCTGGTGAGCGCCTTCAGCACTTCCCGCAGGGCCGGGCTGTCCTCGCCGCTGACGCCGTAGCGCTCGGCCAGGTAGGCCGCCACCCAGGCGCCGAAATACCACAGCGCCAGCGCGCCGCCGTAGCCCTGAACGCCCTCGGGAAACGGCACCGCGACCACCTCGTCGATGCGGGTTTCCAGAATTTCGCGGGCCAGCGTCAGCTCCGGCGTTTCGTCGCCCAGGATCAGCGCCACCTTGCTGTCACCCTTCTCGTGCTGCGACTCGAAGGCGCCGCTCAGCACATACAGCGGTTCGAGCGCCACCGCGATGCTCAGCGTCTTGCCGACGCGGGCCAGCAGGTGCTGCCAGACCTGCACCAAGGCGGCGTCCTCAGGAGCGGCCAGCAGCAGCGGCGTGCGGCTCCACAGCGTCCAGGCCAGCTCGCGGGCGGGGTTGTCGTCCTCGATGTGCGGCGCGCACTTCTCGGCAAGGCGAGAGAGCAACCGCTCGGCTTCCTGGGCTTCCTCGGCATGACCGCTGGCGTAGGCAGCAAACTGCGCCAGGTGGTAGGTGGCCGTCACACCGGCAGGCACCAGAAAATCGAGGTCGCGGGTCGAAACCCCAGGCGTCTGCACCCCGGCGCGCACTACCGCCGCGCCGCTGACTTCGCTCAGACCGGCGTAGTCGCGGGCCAGCGGCGCGGCGTCGGGGCTTTCCAGCACCAGCTGGGTGCCCTCGCGGGTCAGCCGCCGCTCGATCAGCGCTTCGAGCAGGGCGGCTGGCAGCGCGCCGGCGCCGACGCCCAGCACGCCGTACGGTCCGGCCAGGGCGCGCGTCGGCCCCTGGTACGAGCCGGGCAGGTTCAGCAGTTCAGTCATCAGCATCCCTCTACGTTGCCACGCAGGCGCGAGAAAGGCAAAGCCCCGGCGGCGGCCCAAATCGGCTGGCGGCCAGATGCGCGCCTCCCCCTTAGCCTGAACACCCGACCAAGCCGGCAGCGTTTACACTGCGCTCATGGCGTTCATCGTGATCTCAGGCCTGTCGGGCAGCGGCAAGAGTACGGCGCTCAGAACGCTGGAAGATGCCGATTACTTCACCACCGACAATCTGCCGCCGGAGCTGTGGAGCGCACTGAGCGACCTGGCCCAGGCGCGCCATATCGAGCGGGTGGCCGTGACCACCGACGCCCGCACCCGCGATTTCCTGGCCGCGCTGGGCGGCAGCCTGCGGCGCCTCAAACAGCGGCGCAGCGACGTGCGGGTGCTGTTTCTGGAGGCCGACGCCCACGTACTGCTCAAGCGCTACAACCTCTCCCGGCGCGAGCATCCCCTGGGCGACCCGTCCCTGATGCTCGACTTCCAGCGCGAACGCGAACTGCTCTCCTCGCTGCGGGCGCTGTCCGACACAGTGATCGACACCACCACCTTCAGCGCCGCCGACCTCAACAAACGCCTGCTCGACTGGCTGGGCGTCGCCAGCGATTTCGATCTGCGGCTCTTTACCTTCGGCTTCAAACATGCCCCGCCGCGCGACGTCGATCTGGTGCTGGACATGCGGACCCTGCCCAACCCCTACTACGATCCCGAGCTGCGTGGCCGCACCGGCCTAGAAGCCGACGTGGCCGCCTACGTGTTTCAGAATCCCGAAAGCGAGGCGTTCTACCAGCACACCCGCAACTTCCTGCGCGACGTGGCCGAGCGTGCCCGCGACAGCGGACGGCGCAGCTACAACGTCGCCATCGGCTGCACCGGCGGGCAGCACCGCAGCGTGGCGGTGGCGCTGCGCCTGGAACAGGACCTGAACGATCTGGGCGCCCGCATCATCGACCACCGCGATATTCCCAGCGCTGGAGGCGAGTGAGCATGCAGAAGATGCAAAAGCCCGGTGCCGGCCTGCCCGGCTTCCCCAACCCGGCCGCCAAAGCCGGGCGCTGGTCGCAGGCGCTCAGGAACTTCAAGTCGGCCGAGCATGGCCGCCGCGCCAAGCAATGGCTGACCCCCGGCATGGGCATCAAGCGCTGGTTCACGCTCTTCGGGGCCTGCACCCTGATCGGGGCGCTGGGCTTTTTGCACTTCACCTGGACCGGGCCGCTGCACTACACCGCCACCTCCTGGATCTTGTGGCTCAACAACTTCACCGAGCCGGAAGTGCTGCCGCTGTGGGTGGTCGGCGCGGTGGTCATGGCGCTGGCCCTGATCGGCGCCCTGACGGCCATGACCATGCTCAACCGCTCGGTGCTCAGATCGGTGGGCACCGATCCCGGCGAGGCAGTCAACGTGATCTACGCCCGCAACACGCTGGCGCGCGGCCCCCGCATCGTGGCGCTAGGCGGCGGCACCGGGCTGTCGAACGTGCTCTCGGGGCTCAAGGCCCACTCCTCGAACCTCACCGCCGTGGTCACGGTGGCCGACGACGGCGGCAGCAGCGGGCGCCTGCGCGAAGCGCTGGACATGATCGCGCCGGGCGACCTGACCGATTGCTACGCCGCGCTCTCCGACAGCCCGGTGCTGGCCCGGCTGCTGCTGCACCGCTTCGCCCGCGGCGAGGGGCTGGCCGGCCACACCTTCGGCAACCTGCTGCTGGCGACCCTTTCCGAGGAGCAGGGCGGGCTGGGCGACGCCATGCAGGACATCCACGAGGTGCTCAACGTGGCCGGCGCGGTCTATCCGGCCACCCCCCAGGCGGTGACGCTCATCGCCCGGCTCAGGAACGGCGAGGAAGTGCGCGGCGAGAGCCACTTGGCCCAGGTGGGCGGGGTGGGCGCCGGCAAAATCGGCATCGAGGAAGTGCGGCTCGATCCGCCGGACCCGCCGGCCCTCAGCGCCGTGACCGACGCCATCGCCCACAGCGAACTCATCGTGCTGGGGCCGGGCAGCTTGTTCACCTCGATTCTGCCAGCGCTGCTGGTGCCGGACATCCAGGCGGCCATCCGCGCCAGCGCCGCGCCGCTGGTCTACGTCGCCAGCATCATGACCGAGCCCGGCGAAACCGACGACCTGACCATGGACGACCACGTGCAGATGATCGACCGGCACTTGGGCCGCGTGCCGGACGTGGTCTTGGTCAACAGCGAAGCGGTACCCAGCTTCGTGCAGGACCGCTACCGCGCCGCCGGGGCCACCCTGATCGCCCCGCACAGCCGCCACGCCGCCTTCAAGCTGCGGCTGCGCCACGCGCCGATGCTGCTCGCCGGGCAGGCCCACCACGATCCGCACAAGCTGGCCGCCGCCCTGGTCGAACTGCTCGCGCCGGTCGGGCGCGGCCGGCGCGGCGCTCAGGCCCAGATCACCCGAATACGCTAACGTGACGTATGACTTCAACCCCTTCCCAAGACGCCGAATTCACCCGCAAAGTGGCGCTGGGTATTCTCAGCACCTTGCAGCACAAGGGCCTGATCAGCGCCGGCGAGGTGGACGCGATTTTGCGCGCGGCCATGCCCAAAGCGCCGGGGCCGCTCAAGGTCACGCCCGCTTCGCCGCCGCCCAAGCCCGACGCCAGCCGGGTGCGCCGCGAAGCGCTGCCGCCACCGGTGTTCGACATCGAGTTGTGAGCGCCTGACGCTATTGCAGCGTCGTCACTCGGCGTTGCCGCTCAGGGCGCTGAGCAGCCGCAGCGCCTCGCTGAGCCGGTTGGCCTGCACCCGTGCGGCCGAGCGAGCCTGCTCGGCGTCAAAGGCGTGGCGGGCCAGGGTCAGCGCGTCGGCGCCCGAGCGGCTCAACTGCTCCTGACGCTGCTGCGCTTCGTGGAAGCGGTGCATCAACTGATTGAAGGCGGCCTGATGGGCGCGGGCGGCGCCCAGGGTGCTTTCCATCTGCGCCGACGCTTCACGCTCGGCCTGGGTGAGGGCAGCGCGGGCGGCCTGCACCCGGGCGTCGCCGATCTCGCCGGCCTGCCACTCGGCGTAGTTCAGCTGATGGCGGGCGCGCAGCACGTTGGGATGCATCGGCACCGCCAGCGCGAAGAGAGACGATTCCAGACTAATCACCTGCGCTCTGGGTTCCTGCTCGGCCACCGATTCGTCGATCAGCGGCGCGAAGGCGTCGAGAAAGGCGTCGGTCTGCGAGAGCATCAGTTTGTTGTGGGCCAGCTGCGGCGCCACGTTGTGCCCGGCCCGCGCTTCGGCCTCGATTTCCTCGACGGTCAGGCTCAGCACCTCCCGCTGGGCGCGGGCGCTGCGGACCTGATCGGCCACCTCGATGCGGGCGTGCTCGGCCCGCAGGTTGCCGAGCACTTCCTCGGTTTCCCAGCGGCGCACCTCGGCCTGGGTGGCCTGCACGTCCCACTCGGCGGCGCGCTCCAGGTTCTTGAGGTCGGGATTGGCCCGGATGCCTTCCAGGCTGCGCGCGGCGATCTCGGCGTGGGCGCGGGCCAGCAGCAGCGGCAGGTCGTGGGCGCGGCGGCCCCAGCGCACCGGTCCCGGCGCCGGCGCGATGGTGCCGGTGCTGGGCGGCGCCGGGCTGGGCGTCGATTCGGCGAAGCTCGCCAGCGCGATGGTCGCGCCTTCCAGCCAGCGGTCGGCCCGGGCGTCGCCCATGGTGTGACGAAAAGCGGTGTAGACGTCTTGCAGCACCGCCACCACATCGCGCGAACCCAGCGGGCGAATGGCCGGCCAGCCCCGGCGCACCACGGCGCCTTCAATCACCTGTTCGGCTTCGCGCACGCCGATCTCGGCGGCCAGCTGGGTTCGGAGCCATTCACGGTAAGGGTCGTTCATCAGAGGGGAATCCTTATGGTACCTGCTGGCGCCTTGCCTGTGCCGTGCGGCTCAGGAAGCCAGTCTCAGCCCCATTCTAAGGGCTGGCCGCCGTTCGTTGCCGCAGCGCTTCGTAGAGCACCAGAGCGCCCGCCGTCGCCACGTTGAGGCTGTCGGCCGCGCCGCGCATGGGAATCGACATCTCCACGTCGGCGGCTTCCCGCCAGAAGGCGCTCAGACCGGCGTGCTCGGTGCCCAGCAGCAGCGCCGAGCGGCCCGCGAGCGGCGCGTCCCAGTAGGTCCGGGTCGCCTGCGGCGTGCAGGCCAGCAAAGTAAAGCCGTGCCCGCGCAGCCAGCCCAGCGCTTCCGGCGCCGTCAGGGCGGCGGTGGGGTGGGTAAAGACGCTGCCCTGCGAAGCGCGGATCAGGTTGGGGTTGCCCAGGTCCAGGCCGTCGCCGACCAGCACGGTGGCGTGCGCGCCCGCGCCATCGGCGGTTCGCAGCAACGCGCCGACATTGCCGGGTTTTTCCAGGCCGTCGAGCACCACCACGGTGGCCTGCGCCGGCGGTTCAGGCAGCGTGCGAGGCAGCGTGCGGGCCAGCCCCAGCACCCCGTCGGGGCCTTCGCGCCCGCTGACCTTCTCGAACGCGGCGCGGCCCAGCTCGGTGACGGGCAACTGCGCCCACGGCAACGCCCGGGCGTCGGGGCTGTGCAGCTCCGGGCAGCTGTAGACCGTTTCGATCGGCACCGAAGCCGCCACCGCGCGGGCGAGTTCGCGGGCGCCCTCGATCAGGTAGAGACCTTCCCTGAGGCGCTCACGGCGGTCGCGCAGGCGCACCAGGCGCTTGAGCTGGGCGTTGTGGAGGGACACGATGACTTCACGGCTCACCGGAACAGTATGGCGCACTTGCCCTTTCACCTTCCCCTCCGCCGTAGTAGAATGCGATGTTTATCCAGAAGCGCCCGACCTGCTTCTGCCTCCAACGTAGCAAGCAAGTGCATTCGCAGCGGCTTTTCTCGGCATTTCCGGCCGCTTGACCAAAGGAAGGTTCCCGGTTTGCAAAACCTGATTGTGCGCGGCGCGAGAGAACACAACCTCAAGAACGTCACCGTGGAATTGCCGCGCGACCAGTTCATCGTCATCACCGGAGTGTCGGGCAGCGGCAAGAGCACCCTGGCCTTCGACACCATCTACGCCGAAGGGCAGCGCCGCTACGTCGAGTCGCTCTCGGCCTACGCCCGACAGTTTCTGGGCCTGATGGAAAAGCCGGACGTGGAAAGCATCGAAGGGCTCTCTCCGGCCATCTCGATCGACCAGAAAACCACCTCGCACAACCCGCGCAGCACGGTGGGCACCGTCACCGAGATTCACGACTACCTGCGCCTACTCTACGCTCGGGTCGGCACACCGTACTGTCCCATCTGCGGGCGCAAGATCGAGCGCCAGAGCCCCACCGAGATCACCGACAAGCTGCTGGGTGGGTACGCCGACCAGCGCGCCATCCTGCTCGCGCCGCTGGTGCGCGGGCGCAAGGGCGAGTACCGCAAGCTGTTCGCCGACATCCGCCGTGAAGGGTACGCCCGCGTGCGGGTGGACGGGGTGCTCTACGAACTCGAGGAAGCCGAGAAACTCAAGCTCGAGAAGTTCGAGAAGCACGACGTGGACGTGGTGATCGACCGCGTGACGGTGCGCGAGGGTGACCGCTCGCGCCTGGCCGAGAGTGTGGAACTCGGCCTCCGGCGCGGCGAGGGCCTGCTGCGGGTACTGTTTCCCGACAGCGGCGCCGAGGAACTCTACTCGGAAAAGTTCGCCTGCCCCGAGCACGGCAGCGTACTGGAAGAACTCGAACCGCGCTCGTTCTCCTTCAACAACCCCTACGGCGCCTGCCCCGACTGCGCCGGTCTGGGCAACAAGCGCGAGTTCTCGCCGGACCTGGTGATCGACGACAAACTCAGCATCGCCGAGGGCGCCATTCTGCCCTGGAGCAAGAAAGGCACCGGCGGCGGCGTGTACTACTGGGACAAACTCAAGGCGCTGTCCGAGCACCTGAGCTTCGACCTCAAGACGCCCTGGCGCGACCTGCCCAAGGCGGCGCAGCAAGCGGTCCTCGACGGCCCCGGCGAACCATTCGAGGTGGTTTACCGCCGGGGCGGCAAGGAAACCATGCGCTTCATGACCGAGTTCGAGGGCGTGATCGTCAACCTCGAGCGCCGCTACGCCGAGACCGAGTCGGAGTACATGCGCGAGAAGCTCGAAGAGCTGATGGAACTGCGGCCTTGCCCCACCTGCGGCGGCACCCGTTACAAGCCGGAAATCCTGGCGGTGCGGGTGGGCGGCCTCAACATCTCGCAGGCCAGCGGCATGAGCGTCCTCGACGCCGATCAGTTCTTCCGCGAGCTGCAAAGCGGCGATGTCAACCACGACGTGATCGCCCCCTACCTCGGCCAGCATGACGGCGGAGAAGCCAAAGTCGCCCGGCCCCGCCACTACGAGTACGGCCTCAACGACTTCGGTACGGCGGTGGCGGCCCCGATCCTGCGGGCCATCCGCACCCGCCTGACGTTCCTGGTGGACGTGGGCCTGGATTACCTCTCGCTCGACCGCACCGCCAACACCTTGTCGGGCGGCGAGGCGCAGCGTATCCGGCTGGCGACCCAGGTCGGCTCGGGCCTCACTGGAGTACTGTATGTCCTCGACGAACCCAGCATCGGCCTGCACCCCAAAGACAACGGCCGCCTGATCGAAACCCTCAAGAGATTGCGCGACCTGGGCAACACCCTGCTGGTCGTCGAGCACGACGAGGACACCATGATGGCCTCGGACTACGTGGTCGACATGGGGCCCGGCGCGGGCGTCCACGGCGGCGAGGTGGTCGCCGTCGGCACGCCCGCCGAAATCAAGGCCAATCCCGAGAGCCTCACCGGCAAGTACCTGCGCGGCGAACTCAAGATCGAGGTGCCGACCAAGCGTCGGCGCGGCAACGGCAAGCGCCTCAAGGTGATCGGTGCGCGCGAGCACAACCTCAAAAACGTCACGCTGGACGTGCCGCTCGGCACCATGACGGTCATCACCGGTCCCTCAGGCTCCGGCAAGAGCACCCTGATCCACGACATCCTGCACGCCACGCTCGCCCGCGACCTCAACGGGGCCAAGACCACCCCCGGCAAGGCTGACGCCATCACCGGCATCGAGCACCTCGACAAGGTCATCGAGATCGACCAGAGCCCCATCGGCCGCACTCCACGCAGCAACCCGGCCACCTACACCGGCGTCTTCACCGAGGTGCGCGATCTGTTCACCCGCACGCCGGAAGCGCGGCGGCGCGGCTACCTGGCCGGACGCTTTTCCTTCAACGTCAAGGGCGGCCGCTGCGAGCACTGCAAGGGCGACGGCGTGATGAAGATCGAGATGAACTTCCTGCCCGACATCTACGTGCCGTGCGAGGTCTGCAAGGGCGCGCGCTACAACCGCGAAACGCTGGAAGTCAAGTACAACGGCAAGACCATCGCCGACGTGCTCGATATGACGGTGGAGGACGCCCACAGCTTCTTCGAGGCGATTCCCAACATCGAGCGCAAGATGCAGCTGCTGTGCGATGTGGGCCTGGGCTACATGAAAATCGGCCAGCCCAGCACCACCCTATCGGGCGGCGAAGCGCAGCGCATCAAGCTGGCCGCCGAGCTCAGCAAGCGCGCCACCGGCAAGACCATCTACATCCTCGACGAGCCGACCACCGGCCTGCACTTCGAGGACGTGCGCAAGCTGATGGAAGTGCTGGAGCGACTGGTCGAGGGCGGCAACACCCTGATCGTCATCGAGCACAACCTCGACGTGATGAAGTGCGCCGACTGGATCGTGGACCTGGGACCAGAAGGTGGCGTGCGCGGCGGTACGGTGGTCGCCACCGGCACGCCCGAACAGCTGGCCGCCCACCCGACGAGCTATACCGGCGAGTTTCTGGCGCGGGTGCCCGGCATCGTGGCCAGTGCCAAACCCCTGGTGCCGGTCAAACCTGAACCGATGACCGAGGCCGAGCGTCCCGGCATGGACCCCGAGAACTTCACCGATGCCGGCGAACTCGAAGCGCTGGGCGCGGTGAAAAAGAGCAAGCCCAAACGCGCCAGAAAGCCGGTCGAAGCGCTCGACGACCTCCTCGACGATGAAGATGCCGAGATGATCAGCGAGACGCCGCGCAAGAGGACCGCGTGAGCATGGCGGCGCGGCGTTTCAGCCCGCAGGCCCGTCACCGCAGCTTCGTGGCGGCGATGTGGGTGCTGGGGCTGGCCTGCCTGGGCTTGCTGGCTTACGGCCTCACTTTGCCGCTGGCATGGCAGCAGATGCTGATTCTCTGGATCGTGCTGACCTTTATCGCCGACGAAGCGGGCAACTGGTTCGGCTACAGCGCCATTCCGCTGGGGGTGCTGCCACTGGTGCTGGGCAGCACCCCGCCCGAGCAGTGGTGGGTGATTTTTCCGCTGATCGCCACCTCGCTGCTGGTCTGCCTGGTGGTCAAACACGCTGGTGGCCCGTTCGTGCTGCCCTTCGCCGCCGTTTTGTTTGTCGTGCCGATTCTGGCGGCAGCCAAGCTGGCTCCTTATCTGGATACCAGTATCAAGTTCCCTGCCAACCCGCAGTTTCAGAAGCTGGCGTTTATCGCCGCCGGCATCGGGTTGTTGCTCAGCCTGATCCGGCAGAGCGTGGTCGCCCTGGTGCAGCAGCGTGCACGGCGGCCACGCCCGGCAACGCTGCCAGCCAGCACCAGCACGCAACGGCCCGTTCCTCTTGTTTCACTGAAGAAAGAAGACTGAGTATCCAAAGAGACGGGAGGGGGCTGATATTAGGCCCCTCCTCTCTTATGTCTTGAAGCAGCCCATTCCCTACCGTTCGAGCGGTGGGGGGTGCGGCTGTGGGCCAGTGCGCTGAGGGGCCAGCGGAGTGTGGAGTTCACCCGTCTGTTTGCCGAGGGCTGGGAAGGCCACGGCCATCAAGTGCGTTTGGAGTAAAGAGCAACAAAAAGCCTCCACCCGGATCAAGGGGTGGAGGTGGGATTGGAGCGGGAGACGAGATTCGAACTCGCGACATCTACCTTGGCAAGGTAGTGCTCTACCAGCTGAGCTACTCCCGCACGAAAACTCGGTGCGATGCGTTCGCGTCGCACCGAGGGGGTGAGGTAAGAAAAAACCCCCGCACTGACCTAGTCTTCCGGGATGCTGCCATCCAAGTACCATCGGCGCTGCCGCGTTTCACGACCCTGTTCGGCATGGGAAGGGGTGGGGCCACGGCGCTGTGAGCACGGGGGTGTCTACGATTTGGGGTGAAGCTGAAAAGTAGAACAGGTGATGTGGGTTGGAGACGTTCATCGGCTGCTCAAGCAGCTGATGAACACTGAAGACGCGAGGGGAATTATGGCAAAGAAGGTCAAGACCTCGTCTGATGAGCATCAGTCCGCTGAACACATTGCTGTGCGTACACGCCTGACCTCTTGACCCGGTGGTCTACCGGGAGACTTACTCCAGTTAAGGATGAGAGATCTCATCTTGGGGCTGGCTTCCCGCTTAGATGCTTTCAGCGGTTATCCGTTCCGTACATAGCTACCCTGCGTATGCCACTGGTGTGACAGCAGGGAGACCAGCGGTACGTTCACTCCGGTCCTCTCGTACTAGGAGCAACGCCCCTCAAATCTCTTACGCCCGTAGCGGATAGAGACCGAACTGTCTCACGACGTTCTGAACCCAGCTCGCGTGCCGCTTTAATGGGCGAACAGCCCAACCCTTGGGACCTTCTTCAGCCCCAGGATGCGACGAGCCGACATCGAGGTGCCAAACTTCCTCGCCGATATGGACTCTCGGAGGAAATCAGCCTGTTATCCCCGGGGTAACTTTTATCCGTTGATCGATGGCCCTTCCACTCGGTACCACCGGTTCACTAAGCCCGTGTTTCCACCCTGCTCGACGTGTCGGTCTCGCAGTCAAGCCACCTTATACCTTTGCGCTCTGCAGACGATTTCCAACCGTCTTGAGGTGACCTTTGGGCGCCTCCGTTACATTTTGGGAGGCGACCGCCCCAGTCAAACTACCCGCCAAACACTGTTCCCGGAATTGATTTTCCAGGTTAGAGGTCCAAATCTCTCAGGGTGGTATTTCACCGTTGCCTCCACCGAGCCCAAAAGCCCGGTTTCAATGGCTCCCACCTATGCTACGCAGAGAGATCCGAACACCAATGTCAGACTATAGTAAAGCTCCACGGGGTCTTTTCGTCCTGCTACGGGTAGGCCGCATCTTTACAGCCAATTCAATTTCACCGAGTCCCTCGTTGAGACAGCGCCCTGATCGTTACGCCTTTCGTGCAGGTCGGAACTTACCCGACAAGGAATTTCGCTACCTTAGGACCGTTATAGTTACGGCCGCCGTTCACCGGGGCTTCATTTTGCAGCTTGCACCGCTCCACTTGACCTTCCGGCACCGGGCAGGCGTCACACCCTATACGTCCACTTTCCGTGTTAGCAGAG encodes the following:
- a CDS encoding DUF1330 domain-containing protein, which gives rise to MQKTVDPSGHDFKRLAAEVPQDVPIVMLNLLKFRAVAAYPPEPGRAEVSGRAAYATYSREVAPILQRRGGRPIWHAEVRSAFIAPEGEDWDEVLLVSYPSVQAFLAMVTSAEYQAVTIHRRAALENARLIATLPDQPKG
- a CDS encoding SIS domain-containing protein; protein product: MTELLNLPGSYQGPTRALAGPYGVLGVGAGALPAALLEALIERRLTREGTQLVLESPDAAPLARDYAGLSEVSGAAVVRAGVQTPGVSTRDLDFLVPAGVTATYHLAQFAAYASGHAEEAQEAERLLSRLAEKCAPHIEDDNPARELAWTLWSRTPLLLAAPEDAALVQVWQHLLARVGKTLSIAVALEPLYVLSGAFESQHEKGDSKVALILGDETPELTLAREILETRIDEVVAVPFPEGVQGYGGALALWYFGAWVAAYLAERYGVSGEDSPALREVLKALTSGEAVDGGGLEA
- the rapZ gene encoding RNase adapter RapZ, encoding MAFIVISGLSGSGKSTALRTLEDADYFTTDNLPPELWSALSDLAQARHIERVAVTTDARTRDFLAALGGSLRRLKQRRSDVRVLFLEADAHVLLKRYNLSRREHPLGDPSLMLDFQRERELLSSLRALSDTVIDTTTFSAADLNKRLLDWLGVASDFDLRLFTFGFKHAPPRDVDLVLDMRTLPNPYYDPELRGRTGLEADVAAYVFQNPESEAFYQHTRNFLRDVAERARDSGRRSYNVAIGCTGGQHRSVAVALRLEQDLNDLGARIIDHRDIPSAGGE
- a CDS encoding uridine diphosphate-N-acetylglucosamine-binding protein YvcK, producing MQKMQKPGAGLPGFPNPAAKAGRWSQALRNFKSAEHGRRAKQWLTPGMGIKRWFTLFGACTLIGALGFLHFTWTGPLHYTATSWILWLNNFTEPEVLPLWVVGAVVMALALIGALTAMTMLNRSVLRSVGTDPGEAVNVIYARNTLARGPRIVALGGGTGLSNVLSGLKAHSSNLTAVVTVADDGGSSGRLREALDMIAPGDLTDCYAALSDSPVLARLLLHRFARGEGLAGHTFGNLLLATLSEEQGGLGDAMQDIHEVLNVAGAVYPATPQAVTLIARLRNGEEVRGESHLAQVGGVGAGKIGIEEVRLDPPDPPALSAVTDAIAHSELIVLGPGSLFTSILPALLVPDIQAAIRASAAPLVYVASIMTEPGETDDLTMDDHVQMIDRHLGRVPDVVLVNSEAVPSFVQDRYRAAGATLIAPHSRHAAFKLRLRHAPMLLAGQAHHDPHKLAAALVELLAPVGRGRRGAQAQITRIR
- a CDS encoding TrmH family RNA methyltransferase, which translates into the protein MSREVIVSLHNAQLKRLVRLRDRRERLREGLYLIEGARELARAVAASVPIETVYSCPELHSPDARALPWAQLPVTELGRAAFEKVSGREGPDGVLGLARTLPRTLPEPPAQATVVVLDGLEKPGNVGALLRTADGAGAHATVLVGDGLDLGNPNLIRASQGSVFTHPTAALTAPEALGWLRGHGFTLLACTPQATRTYWDAPLAGRSALLLGTEHAGLSAFWREAADVEMSIPMRGAADSLNVATAGALVLYEALRQRTAASP
- the uvrA gene encoding excinuclease ABC subunit UvrA; this encodes MQNLIVRGAREHNLKNVTVELPRDQFIVITGVSGSGKSTLAFDTIYAEGQRRYVESLSAYARQFLGLMEKPDVESIEGLSPAISIDQKTTSHNPRSTVGTVTEIHDYLRLLYARVGTPYCPICGRKIERQSPTEITDKLLGGYADQRAILLAPLVRGRKGEYRKLFADIRREGYARVRVDGVLYELEEAEKLKLEKFEKHDVDVVIDRVTVREGDRSRLAESVELGLRRGEGLLRVLFPDSGAEELYSEKFACPEHGSVLEELEPRSFSFNNPYGACPDCAGLGNKREFSPDLVIDDKLSIAEGAILPWSKKGTGGGVYYWDKLKALSEHLSFDLKTPWRDLPKAAQQAVLDGPGEPFEVVYRRGGKETMRFMTEFEGVIVNLERRYAETESEYMREKLEELMELRPCPTCGGTRYKPEILAVRVGGLNISQASGMSVLDADQFFRELQSGDVNHDVIAPYLGQHDGGEAKVARPRHYEYGLNDFGTAVAAPILRAIRTRLTFLVDVGLDYLSLDRTANTLSGGEAQRIRLATQVGSGLTGVLYVLDEPSIGLHPKDNGRLIETLKRLRDLGNTLLVVEHDEDTMMASDYVVDMGPGAGVHGGEVVAVGTPAEIKANPESLTGKYLRGELKIEVPTKRRRGNGKRLKVIGAREHNLKNVTLDVPLGTMTVITGPSGSGKSTLIHDILHATLARDLNGAKTTPGKADAITGIEHLDKVIEIDQSPIGRTPRSNPATYTGVFTEVRDLFTRTPEARRRGYLAGRFSFNVKGGRCEHCKGDGVMKIEMNFLPDIYVPCEVCKGARYNRETLEVKYNGKTIADVLDMTVEDAHSFFEAIPNIERKMQLLCDVGLGYMKIGQPSTTLSGGEAQRIKLAAELSKRATGKTIYILDEPTTGLHFEDVRKLMEVLERLVEGGNTLIVIEHNLDVMKCADWIVDLGPEGGVRGGTVVATGTPEQLAAHPTSYTGEFLARVPGIVASAKPLVPVKPEPMTEAERPGMDPENFTDAGELEALGAVKKSKPKRARKPVEALDDLLDDEDAEMISETPRKRTA